GTTGTCCACGAGCGCCGCGATGCGGTCGGTCTCGTGCCCGCGGATGTGCCCGATGCCGTACAGGGTCGTCGGCGCGTCGGCGAAGGCGGCGAGGGCGAACAGGGTCGGGGTCAGCTCGCCCGCGGCGGAGAGGTCGAGGTCGACGCCCGCGATGGCGTCGCCGGCGGTGACGGTCAGAGCGCCGCCTCGGCGCACCACGCGCGCACCCATGAGGGCCAGGATGTCGCTGAGCATGGCCCCGGGCTGGGTGGAGTGCAGCGGCCAGCCGGTGACCGACACCGATCCGCCCGCGATCATGGCCGCGGCCAGGAACGGGGCGGCGTTGGAGAGATCGGGTTCGATCGCGACATCCTTCGCCCGGATCGGCCCCGCGGGCACGACCCACTCGCCGGGCGCCGGGCGCTCGACGTGGACGCCCCTGCGGGCGAGGGCCTCGACGGTCATGTCGATATGCGGGATGCTCGGGAGCCGGCCGCCCAAGTGGATGAGGTGCAGGCCCACGTCGAAGCGCGGAGCGGCCAGGAGCAGTCCCGAGACGAACTGGCTGGACGCGCTGGCGTCCATCGTCACCTCGCCGCCGCGGACGTGCCCGCGACCCCGTACGAGGAAGGGGAGCGACCAGTGGCCGCCGTCGTCGATGTCCACGCCGACGTCTCTGAGCGCGCGAATCATCGCGCCCATGGGGCGGTGGAGCGCCGTCTCGTGGGCGGTGACCTCGACATCGTTGTCGGCGAAGCCGGCGACGGGGCTGATGAACCGCATCACGGTGCCGGCCTGACCGCAGTCCACCGCGCCGCCCCCGTGCAGGGGCCAGGTGGGGGTGATGAGCAGGTCATCGCCGAAGTCGCCGTCGCCGGGTTCGGTCTCGGCGGTGACGCCGAGCGCCCGCAGGGCGTCGATCATCCGCGCCGAGTCGTCGCTGTGCAGCGGGGCGGTCAGCCGGCTGGGACCGTCGGCGAGGGCGGCGAGGACGAGTTCGCGGTTGGTCAGCGATTTCGACCCCGGCACCGTGACGACGGCACGCAACGGAGCCTCCGCAGTCGGGGCAGCCCACGCGCGGACGTCGGAGTCGGGGGAATACCCGGGCGGTGTCATCGGGTTCTACCCTAACGAACCACCGAGAGGAGCCGGGATGATCGCCACGCTCGAACGGCCTGATGCACAGGCTGTCGAGGAGGTCGCCGCCGTAGACTGGCGCGTGATGTCTGACCAGCCAGCCTCCGTCGAGGACACGCGTACGCAGTTCGAGCAGCAGGCGCTGCCGTTCATGGACCAGCTGTACGCCGCCGCGATGCGGATGACGCGCAACCCCGCCGACGCCGCCGACCTCGTCCAGGAGACGTTCGTGAAGGCGTTCGCGTCGTGGAAGAGCTTCACCCAGGGCACGAACCTGAAGGCGTGGCTGTACCGGATCCTCACCAACACCTACATCAACACGTACCGGAAGAAGCAGCGCGAGCCCTTCCAGGGGGCGATCGACGAGCTGGAGGATTGGCAGCTCGGCGGAGCCGAATCCACGACGGCGATCAGCACGCGCTCGGCCGAGGCCGAGGCGATCGACCACATGCCGGCGTCGGTGGTGAAGGACGCCCTGCAGGCGATCCCCGAGGACTTCCGGTTGGCGGTGTACCTCGCCGATGTCGAGGGCTTCGCCTATCAGGAGATCGCCGACATCATGAAAACCCCCATCGGCACGGTCATGAGCCGTCTGCACCGAGGCAGACGGATGCTGCGTGACCTGCTGGCCGATTACGCGAAGGAGCGCGGCATCGACACCGCCGCGACGGGAGCAAAGAAATGACGGACTGCGGCTGCGAGAAGGCACGGCGCGACCTCGAGGAGTACCTCCGCAACGAGGTGTGCAAGACCGAGCACAACGACATCACCGAGCACCTGGACAACTGCCCCGGATGCCGCGACGAGGCGTTGGTCGCCCGTACGCTGACCGAGGTCGTGGCCCGGGCATGCAAGGAGACGGCGCCCGAAGAGCTGCGCGACCAGATCCTCGCCCGGCTGCGCGCCGTCCAGGCCACGCACTGACCGCGCGTCGACCCGGCCCACCGTCGGCGACGGCGGCCGGGTCGAGCCGCGTCAGAAGCTCAGCGCCGCCCGCATGATCTCGGCCTGCTCGGCCGCATGCACCTTCGGCGACCCGGTCGCCGTCGAGGCCATGGCGGGGCGCGAGATCAGCTCGATGTCGCGGCCGTCGAGGTGCTTGCTCAGCTCGAGGGCGATGAACGGCCAGGCGCCCTGATTCTCGGGCTCGTCCTGCACCCACACGAGGTCGGCGCCGGGGTAGTTGGCCAGCACGCGGTGCAGCGCCTCGACGGGGGAGGGATAGAACTGCTCCAGACGCACCAGGGCGATGCGCGGGTCGGGCTTCTTGTCGAGCTCGGCGCGCAGGTCCCAGTGGAGCTTGCCCGAGTGCAGCAGCACCCGCTCCACCTTCGACGCCTCGATGCCACGGTCGTCGTCGAGCACCGGCTCGAAGCGACCGGTGAGGAAGTCCTCGACCTTGCTGGTGGCTCCGCGCAGGCGCAGCATCGCCTTGGGCGTG
The Microbacterium sp. SLBN-154 DNA segment above includes these coding regions:
- the aroA gene encoding 3-phosphoshikimate 1-carboxyvinyltransferase, with the protein product MTPPGYSPDSDVRAWAAPTAEAPLRAVVTVPGSKSLTNRELVLAALADGPSRLTAPLHSDDSARMIDALRALGVTAETEPGDGDFGDDLLITPTWPLHGGGAVDCGQAGTVMRFISPVAGFADNDVEVTAHETALHRPMGAMIRALRDVGVDIDDGGHWSLPFLVRGRGHVRGGEVTMDASASSQFVSGLLLAAPRFDVGLHLIHLGGRLPSIPHIDMTVEALARRGVHVERPAPGEWVVPAGPIRAKDVAIEPDLSNAAPFLAAAMIAGGSVSVTGWPLHSTQPGAMLSDILALMGARVVRRGGALTVTAGDAIAGVDLDLSAAGELTPTLFALAAFADAPTTLYGIGHIRGHETDRIAALVDNLRALGGEAHELADGIRIVPRPLRGGLWRAHHDHRLATTGALIGLRVEGVAVDDIGTTAKTMPQFPQLWQRMLSGASGAAAEG
- a CDS encoding sigma-70 family RNA polymerase sigma factor, which translates into the protein MIATLERPDAQAVEEVAAVDWRVMSDQPASVEDTRTQFEQQALPFMDQLYAAAMRMTRNPADAADLVQETFVKAFASWKSFTQGTNLKAWLYRILTNTYINTYRKKQREPFQGAIDELEDWQLGGAESTTAISTRSAEAEAIDHMPASVVKDALQAIPEDFRLAVYLADVEGFAYQEIADIMKTPIGTVMSRLHRGRRMLRDLLADYAKERGIDTAATGAKK
- a CDS encoding zf-HC2 domain-containing protein produces the protein MTDCGCEKARRDLEEYLRNEVCKTEHNDITEHLDNCPGCRDEALVARTLTEVVARACKETAPEELRDQILARLRAVQATH